In one window of Microtus pennsylvanicus isolate mMicPen1 chromosome 2, mMicPen1.hap1, whole genome shotgun sequence DNA:
- the Rhpn1 gene encoding rhophilin-1 isoform X2, translating to MILEERPDDPGAREDSDRLQEDSSNPKGYDSLMQNQPGQLQSHRARLHQQISKELRMRTGAENLYRATSNTWVRETVALELSYVNSNLQLLKEELAELGRSADAEQPEGESVTIPMIPLGLKETKELDWATPLKELISEHFGEDGTSYETEIQELEDLRQATRTPSRDEVGLDLLAAYYSQLCFLDARFFSPARSPRLLFHWYDSLTGVPAQQRALAFEKGSILFNIGALHTQIGARQDCSCTEGTSHAAEAFQRAAGAFRLLRENFSHAPSPDMSTAALSMLEQLMVAQAQECIFKGLLLRASDTPDSCPAQLQLAQEAAQVAAEYGLVHRVMAQPPVRDHLPASWTNLAHVKAEHFSALAHYHTAMALCEGSSDKGELPGQERIFQPSATCEPQGPTLPQHPEERRKLAKAHLKRAILGQEEALRLHTLCRVLRKVDLLQVVVTQALRRSLAKYSELEREDDFFEAVEAPDIQPKTHQAPEVKMPSLSQVKVTDLFHRLGPLSVFSTKNRWQLVGPVRMTRGEGGFGFTLRGDSPVLIAAVVPGSQAESAGLKEGDYIVSVNGRPCKWWKHVEVVAQLRGMGEDGVSLQVVSLLPSPEPRSTGPRRPALLWSQRECGFETPMPARARPWPILAWSRKNKQSKTGSQPDPCTNRNCVTCP from the exons ATGATCCTCGAGGAGAGGCCAGATGACCCGGGCGCCAGGGAGGACAGCGACCGGCTGCAGGAGGACAGCAGCAACCCTAAG GGCTATGACTCCTTGATGCAGAACCAGCCTGGCCAGCTGCAGAGCCACAGGGCTCGGCTCCACCAGCAGATCAGCAAGGAGCTGCGAATGCGGACAGGTGCCGAGAACCTCTACAG agCCACCAGCAACACCTGGGTCCGAGAGACAGTCGCCTTGGAGCTGAGCTATGTCAACTCCAACCTGCAGCTGCTGAAAGAGGAGCTGGCAGAGCTGGGCCGCAGTGCAGATGCAGAGCAGCCAGAAGG TGAAAGTGTTACTATTCCCATGATCCCCCTGGGCCTGAAGGAAACCAAGGAGTTGGACTGGGCCACACCCCTGAAG GAGCTGATCTCTGAGCACTTTGGAGAGGATGGTACCTCCTATGAGACAGAGATCCAGGAACTAGAGGACCTACGGCAG GCCACGAGGACTCCCAGCAGGGACGAGGTCGGCCTGGATCTGCTTGCTGCCTACTATAGCCAGCTCTGTTTCCTGGATGCCCGTTTCTTTAGCCCTGCCAGGAGTCCAAGGCTGCTCTTCCACTG GTACGACTCGCTCACGGGGGTCCCGGCACAGCAGCGGGCTCTGGCCTTCGAGAAGGGCAGTATACTGTTTAACATTGGGGCACTCCACACGCAGATCGGAGCGCGGCAGGACTGCTCCTGCACCGAGGGCACCAGCCATGCCGCTGAGGCTTTCCAGAGGGCTGCTG GGGCTTTCAGACTCCTGAGGGAGAACTTCTCCCATGCTCCAAGCCCAGACATGAGCACCGCGGCTCTCTCCATGCTGGAGCAGCTCATGGTTGCTCAGGCACAAGAGTGCATCTTCAAGGGCCTTCTGCTGCGGGCCTCTGACACACCTGATAGCTGTCCAGCTCAGCTGCAGTTGGCTCAGGAAGCTGCCCAG GTGGCAGCTGAATATGGGCTTGTGCACCGGGTCATGGCCCAGCCACCTGTCCGAGACCACCTACCCGCCTCTTGGACCAACCTGGCACATGTCAAGGCTGAGCACTTCAGTGCCCTGGCCCACTACCACACAGCCATGGCCCTCTGCGAAGGCTCCT CCGACAAGGGAGAGCTCCCAGGGCAGGAGCGCATCTTCCAGCCCTCAGCTACCTGTGAGCCCCAAGGCCCCACACTGCCGCAGCATCCGGAAGAGCGCAGGAAGCTTG CGAAGGCCCACCTGAAGCGCGCCATCCTGGGCCAGGAGGAGGCGCTGCGGCTTCACACTCTGTGCCGAGTCCTGCGGAAGGTAGACCTGCTACAGGTTGTGGTAACTCAGGCACTGCGGCGATCGCTAGCCAAGTACTCAGAGCTCGAGCGTGAGGATGACTTCTTCGAGGCTGTGGAGGCCCCCGACATCCAGC CCAAGACCCACCAAGCACCAGAGGTGAAAATGCCGAGCCTGTCCCAGGTGAAGGTGACTGACCTCTTCCATCGACTG GGACCCCTGTCTGTGTTCTCAACCAAGAATCGGTGGCAGCTGGTAGGGCCAGTGCGCATGACCCGAGGAGAGGGTGGCTTTGGTTTCACACTGCGGGGAGACTCACCTGTCCTGATCGCTGCTGTTGTTCCTGGGAGTCAGGCTGAG TCCGCTGGCCTGAAGGAGGGCGACTACATCGTGTCTGTGAATGGGCGCCCTTGCAAGTGGTGGAAACACGTGGAGGTGGTGGCGCAGCTGAGGGGCATGGGCGAGGACGGCGTGAGCCTGCAGGTCGTGTCCCTGCTGCCCAGCCCTGAGCCACGTAGCACG GGACCCCGACGACCAGCACTgctgtggagtcagagagagTGTGGCTTCGAGACACCGATGCCTGCCCGTGCCCGCCCCTGGCCCATCCTTGCCTGGAGCCGCaagaacaaacaaagcaagaCTGGGAGCCAACCAGACCCCTGCACGAACAGGAACTGTGTCACCTGTCCCTGA
- the Rhpn1 gene encoding rhophilin-1 isoform X1 produces MILEERPDDPGAREDSDRLQEDSSNPKGYDSLMQNQPGQLQSHRARLHQQISKELRMRTGAENLYRATSNTWVRETVALELSYVNSNLQLLKEELAELGRSADAEQPEGESVTIPMIPLGLKETKELDWATPLKELISEHFGEDGTSYETEIQELEDLRQATRTPSRDEVGLDLLAAYYSQLCFLDARFFSPARSPRLLFHWYDSLTGVPAQQRALAFEKGSILFNIGALHTQIGARQDCSCTEGTSHAAEAFQRAAGAFRLLRENFSHAPSPDMSTAALSMLEQLMVAQAQECIFKGLLLRASDTPDSCPAQLQLAQEAAQVAAEYGLVHRVMAQPPVRDHLPASWTNLAHVKAEHFSALAHYHTAMALCEGSSADKGELPGQERIFQPSATCEPQGPTLPQHPEERRKLAKAHLKRAILGQEEALRLHTLCRVLRKVDLLQVVVTQALRRSLAKYSELEREDDFFEAVEAPDIQPKTHQAPEVKMPSLSQVKVTDLFHRLGPLSVFSTKNRWQLVGPVRMTRGEGGFGFTLRGDSPVLIAAVVPGSQAESAGLKEGDYIVSVNGRPCKWWKHVEVVAQLRGMGEDGVSLQVVSLLPSPEPRSTGPRRPALLWSQRECGFETPMPARARPWPILAWSRKNKQSKTGSQPDPCTNRNCVTCP; encoded by the exons ATGATCCTCGAGGAGAGGCCAGATGACCCGGGCGCCAGGGAGGACAGCGACCGGCTGCAGGAGGACAGCAGCAACCCTAAG GGCTATGACTCCTTGATGCAGAACCAGCCTGGCCAGCTGCAGAGCCACAGGGCTCGGCTCCACCAGCAGATCAGCAAGGAGCTGCGAATGCGGACAGGTGCCGAGAACCTCTACAG agCCACCAGCAACACCTGGGTCCGAGAGACAGTCGCCTTGGAGCTGAGCTATGTCAACTCCAACCTGCAGCTGCTGAAAGAGGAGCTGGCAGAGCTGGGCCGCAGTGCAGATGCAGAGCAGCCAGAAGG TGAAAGTGTTACTATTCCCATGATCCCCCTGGGCCTGAAGGAAACCAAGGAGTTGGACTGGGCCACACCCCTGAAG GAGCTGATCTCTGAGCACTTTGGAGAGGATGGTACCTCCTATGAGACAGAGATCCAGGAACTAGAGGACCTACGGCAG GCCACGAGGACTCCCAGCAGGGACGAGGTCGGCCTGGATCTGCTTGCTGCCTACTATAGCCAGCTCTGTTTCCTGGATGCCCGTTTCTTTAGCCCTGCCAGGAGTCCAAGGCTGCTCTTCCACTG GTACGACTCGCTCACGGGGGTCCCGGCACAGCAGCGGGCTCTGGCCTTCGAGAAGGGCAGTATACTGTTTAACATTGGGGCACTCCACACGCAGATCGGAGCGCGGCAGGACTGCTCCTGCACCGAGGGCACCAGCCATGCCGCTGAGGCTTTCCAGAGGGCTGCTG GGGCTTTCAGACTCCTGAGGGAGAACTTCTCCCATGCTCCAAGCCCAGACATGAGCACCGCGGCTCTCTCCATGCTGGAGCAGCTCATGGTTGCTCAGGCACAAGAGTGCATCTTCAAGGGCCTTCTGCTGCGGGCCTCTGACACACCTGATAGCTGTCCAGCTCAGCTGCAGTTGGCTCAGGAAGCTGCCCAG GTGGCAGCTGAATATGGGCTTGTGCACCGGGTCATGGCCCAGCCACCTGTCCGAGACCACCTACCCGCCTCTTGGACCAACCTGGCACATGTCAAGGCTGAGCACTTCAGTGCCCTGGCCCACTACCACACAGCCATGGCCCTCTGCGAAGGCTCCT CAGCCGACAAGGGAGAGCTCCCAGGGCAGGAGCGCATCTTCCAGCCCTCAGCTACCTGTGAGCCCCAAGGCCCCACACTGCCGCAGCATCCGGAAGAGCGCAGGAAGCTTG CGAAGGCCCACCTGAAGCGCGCCATCCTGGGCCAGGAGGAGGCGCTGCGGCTTCACACTCTGTGCCGAGTCCTGCGGAAGGTAGACCTGCTACAGGTTGTGGTAACTCAGGCACTGCGGCGATCGCTAGCCAAGTACTCAGAGCTCGAGCGTGAGGATGACTTCTTCGAGGCTGTGGAGGCCCCCGACATCCAGC CCAAGACCCACCAAGCACCAGAGGTGAAAATGCCGAGCCTGTCCCAGGTGAAGGTGACTGACCTCTTCCATCGACTG GGACCCCTGTCTGTGTTCTCAACCAAGAATCGGTGGCAGCTGGTAGGGCCAGTGCGCATGACCCGAGGAGAGGGTGGCTTTGGTTTCACACTGCGGGGAGACTCACCTGTCCTGATCGCTGCTGTTGTTCCTGGGAGTCAGGCTGAG TCCGCTGGCCTGAAGGAGGGCGACTACATCGTGTCTGTGAATGGGCGCCCTTGCAAGTGGTGGAAACACGTGGAGGTGGTGGCGCAGCTGAGGGGCATGGGCGAGGACGGCGTGAGCCTGCAGGTCGTGTCCCTGCTGCCCAGCCCTGAGCCACGTAGCACG GGACCCCGACGACCAGCACTgctgtggagtcagagagagTGTGGCTTCGAGACACCGATGCCTGCCCGTGCCCGCCCCTGGCCCATCCTTGCCTGGAGCCGCaagaacaaacaaagcaagaCTGGGAGCCAACCAGACCCCTGCACGAACAGGAACTGTGTCACCTGTCCCTGA
- the Rhpn1 gene encoding rhophilin-1 isoform X3 has product MILEERPDDPGAREDSDRLQEDSSNPKGYDSLMQNQPGQLQSHRARLHQQISKELRMRTGAENLYRATSNTWVRETVALELSYVNSNLQLLKEELAELGRSADAEQPEGESVTIPMIPLGLKETKELDWATPLKELISEHFGEDGTSYETEIQELEDLRQATRTPSRDEVGLDLLAAYYSQLCFLDARFFSPARSPRLLFHWYDSLTGVPAQQRALAFEKGSILFNIGALHTQIGARQDCSCTEGTSHAAEAFQRAAGAFRLLRENFSHAPSPDMSTAALSMLEQLMVAQAQECIFKGLLLRASDTPDSCPAQLQLAQEAAQVAAEYGLVHRVMAQPPVRDHLPASWTNLAHVKAEHFSALAHYHTAMALCEGSSADKGELPGQERIFQPSATCEPQGPTLPQHPEERRKLAKAHLKRAILGQEEALRLHTLCRVLRKVDLLQVVVTQALRRSLAKYSELEREDDFFEAVEAPDIQPKTHQAPEVKMPSLSQVKVTDLFHRLGPLSVFSTKNRWQLVGPVRMTRGEGGFGFTLRGDSPVLIAAVVPGSQAESAGLKEGDYIVSVNGRPCKWWKHVEVVAQLRGMGEDGVSLQGPRRPALLWSQRECGFETPMPARARPWPILAWSRKNKQSKTGSQPDPCTNRNCVTCP; this is encoded by the exons ATGATCCTCGAGGAGAGGCCAGATGACCCGGGCGCCAGGGAGGACAGCGACCGGCTGCAGGAGGACAGCAGCAACCCTAAG GGCTATGACTCCTTGATGCAGAACCAGCCTGGCCAGCTGCAGAGCCACAGGGCTCGGCTCCACCAGCAGATCAGCAAGGAGCTGCGAATGCGGACAGGTGCCGAGAACCTCTACAG agCCACCAGCAACACCTGGGTCCGAGAGACAGTCGCCTTGGAGCTGAGCTATGTCAACTCCAACCTGCAGCTGCTGAAAGAGGAGCTGGCAGAGCTGGGCCGCAGTGCAGATGCAGAGCAGCCAGAAGG TGAAAGTGTTACTATTCCCATGATCCCCCTGGGCCTGAAGGAAACCAAGGAGTTGGACTGGGCCACACCCCTGAAG GAGCTGATCTCTGAGCACTTTGGAGAGGATGGTACCTCCTATGAGACAGAGATCCAGGAACTAGAGGACCTACGGCAG GCCACGAGGACTCCCAGCAGGGACGAGGTCGGCCTGGATCTGCTTGCTGCCTACTATAGCCAGCTCTGTTTCCTGGATGCCCGTTTCTTTAGCCCTGCCAGGAGTCCAAGGCTGCTCTTCCACTG GTACGACTCGCTCACGGGGGTCCCGGCACAGCAGCGGGCTCTGGCCTTCGAGAAGGGCAGTATACTGTTTAACATTGGGGCACTCCACACGCAGATCGGAGCGCGGCAGGACTGCTCCTGCACCGAGGGCACCAGCCATGCCGCTGAGGCTTTCCAGAGGGCTGCTG GGGCTTTCAGACTCCTGAGGGAGAACTTCTCCCATGCTCCAAGCCCAGACATGAGCACCGCGGCTCTCTCCATGCTGGAGCAGCTCATGGTTGCTCAGGCACAAGAGTGCATCTTCAAGGGCCTTCTGCTGCGGGCCTCTGACACACCTGATAGCTGTCCAGCTCAGCTGCAGTTGGCTCAGGAAGCTGCCCAG GTGGCAGCTGAATATGGGCTTGTGCACCGGGTCATGGCCCAGCCACCTGTCCGAGACCACCTACCCGCCTCTTGGACCAACCTGGCACATGTCAAGGCTGAGCACTTCAGTGCCCTGGCCCACTACCACACAGCCATGGCCCTCTGCGAAGGCTCCT CAGCCGACAAGGGAGAGCTCCCAGGGCAGGAGCGCATCTTCCAGCCCTCAGCTACCTGTGAGCCCCAAGGCCCCACACTGCCGCAGCATCCGGAAGAGCGCAGGAAGCTTG CGAAGGCCCACCTGAAGCGCGCCATCCTGGGCCAGGAGGAGGCGCTGCGGCTTCACACTCTGTGCCGAGTCCTGCGGAAGGTAGACCTGCTACAGGTTGTGGTAACTCAGGCACTGCGGCGATCGCTAGCCAAGTACTCAGAGCTCGAGCGTGAGGATGACTTCTTCGAGGCTGTGGAGGCCCCCGACATCCAGC CCAAGACCCACCAAGCACCAGAGGTGAAAATGCCGAGCCTGTCCCAGGTGAAGGTGACTGACCTCTTCCATCGACTG GGACCCCTGTCTGTGTTCTCAACCAAGAATCGGTGGCAGCTGGTAGGGCCAGTGCGCATGACCCGAGGAGAGGGTGGCTTTGGTTTCACACTGCGGGGAGACTCACCTGTCCTGATCGCTGCTGTTGTTCCTGGGAGTCAGGCTGAG TCCGCTGGCCTGAAGGAGGGCGACTACATCGTGTCTGTGAATGGGCGCCCTTGCAAGTGGTGGAAACACGTGGAGGTGGTGGCGCAGCTGAGGGGCATGGGCGAGGACGGCGTGAGCCTGCAG GGACCCCGACGACCAGCACTgctgtggagtcagagagagTGTGGCTTCGAGACACCGATGCCTGCCCGTGCCCGCCCCTGGCCCATCCTTGCCTGGAGCCGCaagaacaaacaaagcaagaCTGGGAGCCAACCAGACCCCTGCACGAACAGGAACTGTGTCACCTGTCCCTGA